The following are encoded in a window of Planctomycetota bacterium genomic DNA:
- a CDS encoding ROK family protein, whose product MTKFAIGIDLGGSHITAALVDQNGHIKARKKVSFSKAPNGKQGIRLIAQLVNQVIRHSSFVIRHSVRGVGLACPGSIDAERGIILADSPNLIGWKGTKVKQELEKALKIPVFIDNDANLAGWGEKCWGAGKKATNLICLTLGTGVGGGIIIDNQIYRGSHFYAAEIGHMNVDPNGPDCSCGKPGHLEALVSAPAIVERYALCVGRYALGVRTQDVGRKTHDITAKTIFDKARKGDKLAREVVQDTAHYLGLACASLINIFDPEMVVIGGGVAQAGEILFKPLRQVVKASIMKHPYRKPLIVPAKLGEDAGLLGAAALALSSGGT is encoded by the coding sequence ATGACCAAATTTGCTATTGGTATCGATTTAGGCGGCAGCCACATCACCGCGGCGCTGGTGGACCAAAACGGCCATATCAAGGCCAGGAAAAAGGTCTCTTTCTCGAAAGCACCCAATGGCAAACAAGGCATCCGGCTCATTGCCCAATTAGTCAATCAAGTTATTCGTCATTCGTCATTCGTCATTCGTCATTCCGTTCGCGGTGTCGGCCTCGCCTGTCCCGGCTCTATTGACGCTGAAAGAGGCATTATCCTGGCTGACTCCCCCAATCTGATTGGCTGGAAAGGCACGAAGGTAAAACAGGAGCTTGAGAAGGCGCTCAAAATACCCGTCTTCATAGACAACGATGCCAATTTGGCCGGCTGGGGTGAGAAATGCTGGGGCGCTGGGAAGAAAGCAACGAATCTCATCTGCCTGACCTTAGGCACCGGCGTAGGCGGCGGGATTATCATTGACAACCAGATATATCGCGGCTCGCATTTCTATGCCGCTGAAATCGGGCATATGAACGTAGACCCCAATGGCCCGGACTGCAGTTGCGGGAAACCCGGGCATCTGGAAGCGCTGGTCAGCGCACCGGCCATTGTAGAACGCTATGCGTTATGCGTTGGGCGTTATGCGTTGGGCGTCCGGACGCAAGACGTAGGACGCAAGACGCACGACATTACTGCTAAAACAATATTTGACAAAGCCAGAAAAGGCGACAAACTCGCCCGCGAAGTTGTTCAAGACACCGCCCATTATCTCGGTCTGGCCTGCGCATCGCTGATTAACATCTTTGACCCGGAGATGGTGGTAATCGGCGGCGGAGTGGCTCAGGCCGGTGAGATTCTGTTCAAACCCCTGCGTCAGGTAGTCAAGGCAAGTATAATGAAACACCCCTATCGCAAGCCCCTGATTGTCCCGGCCAAATTAGGCGAGGATGCCGGCCTCTTAGGCGCAGCCGCATTGGCCCTATCTTCTGGCGGGACATAG
- a CDS encoding pyruvate ferredoxin oxidoreductase (catalyzes the formation of acetyl-CoA from pyruvate and coenzyme A): MALSLKELSKKEETFVSGHRLCAGCGAGTTFRQILMAAEDPVVMSVATGCLYVATATYPYTAWKCNWIHSAFENSAATISGIEAAYQSLKRQGKVTKTIKFIAVGGDGGTFDIGLQALSGALERGHKFLYVCYNNEAYMNTGIQRSGATPMGASTTTTPAGSASYGKPVFRKDLTGIVAAHNIPYLAQTTPAHWRDLMTKVKKALAADGPSFLNILSPCHRGWRNEMKDSINLARIAADTCYWPLYEVENGEYKLNYIPKEKKPITEWLKPQGRFKHIFAKGGNSAETGSTHRSGPNQELINKLQANVDKEWEKLLKKCNQGDKKPDLETVGT; encoded by the coding sequence ATGGCACTAAGTTTAAAAGAATTATCCAAGAAGGAAGAAACATTCGTCTCCGGACACCGGCTTTGCGCCGGTTGCGGCGCCGGAACCACCTTCCGCCAGATATTGATGGCCGCCGAAGACCCGGTGGTTATGTCCGTGGCTACCGGCTGTCTCTATGTGGCCACCGCCACCTATCCGTATACGGCCTGGAAATGCAACTGGATTCACAGCGCCTTCGAGAATTCGGCCGCGACCATCTCCGGCATCGAGGCCGCTTACCAGTCGCTCAAACGCCAGGGCAAGGTTACCAAGACCATTAAATTCATCGCCGTGGGCGGCGACGGCGGGACCTTTGATATCGGCTTGCAGGCGCTTTCCGGCGCATTGGAACGCGGCCACAAGTTCCTCTATGTCTGCTACAACAACGAGGCCTATATGAATACCGGCATCCAGCGCTCCGGCGCCACCCCAATGGGCGCTTCCACCACCACTACCCCGGCCGGCTCGGCCAGTTACGGCAAACCGGTCTTCCGCAAGGACCTGACCGGCATCGTGGCAGCCCATAATATCCCCTACCTGGCCCAGACCACGCCGGCCCATTGGCGCGACCTGATGACCAAGGTCAAAAAGGCACTGGCCGCTGACGGCCCGAGCTTCCTGAATATCCTCTCGCCCTGCCACCGGGGCTGGCGAAACGAGATGAAGGACTCCATCAACCTGGCCCGGATTGCGGCTGATACCTGCTACTGGCCGCTTTATGAAGTGGAAAACGGGGAATACAAACTCAATTATATCCCCAAGGAAAAGAAACCCATCACCGAATGGCTCAAGCCCCAGGGCCGGTTCAAGCACATCTTCGCCAAGGGCGGGAACTCCGCAGAGACCGGGAGCACCCACCGGAGCGGACCGAACCAGGAGCTTATCAACAAACTCCAGGCCAATGTGGATAAGGAATGGGAAAAACTGCTCAAGAAGTGTAATCAGGGCGACAAAAAACCTGACCTTGAGACGGTTGGCACTTAA